In Ignavibacteria bacterium, a single genomic region encodes these proteins:
- a CDS encoding NAD-dependent epimerase/dehydratase family protein, producing the protein MKVVVTGGAGFLGYHIGTKINEITNYSESVFFDIADFPKEDYNPEINLVYGDVRVQSQMDEMMKDAKVVIHCAAALPLWKKKDIFETNVEGMRIVCEACLKNNVERLIFISSTSVYGVPKEHPLYETHPRVGVGPYGKSKIMAEEICEEYRKKGLTVCVLRPKSFIGTARLGVFQILYDWVESGVKIPIIGNGSNRYQLFEVDDLVDAINLTATLPKATINDTFNVGAKEFKTVKEDVGAMCEYAKSGSRVMGTPAWLIKPVLRFFEILNLSPLYKWIYGTADTDSFVSIEKAQKVLGWNPKYSNSEALIRSYQWYLDNKHKIQQGTGVTHRIAWKQGILGLFKKIM; encoded by the coding sequence ATGAAAGTAGTTGTTACGGGTGGAGCGGGATTTCTTGGCTACCACATAGGAACAAAGATAAACGAAATTACCAATTACAGCGAATCTGTTTTTTTTGATATAGCAGATTTTCCAAAAGAAGACTATAATCCAGAAATAAATCTTGTATACGGCGATGTTAGAGTGCAATCTCAGATGGATGAGATGATGAAAGATGCCAAGGTAGTGATTCATTGTGCCGCAGCACTGCCACTCTGGAAGAAGAAAGATATTTTTGAGACAAATGTTGAGGGTATGAGAATTGTATGCGAGGCGTGTTTAAAAAATAATGTAGAGAGACTTATATTTATTTCGTCGACCTCGGTTTACGGAGTACCAAAAGAACATCCTCTGTATGAAACGCATCCAAGAGTAGGTGTAGGACCGTACGGAAAGAGCAAGATTATGGCAGAAGAGATTTGTGAAGAATATAGAAAGAAAGGACTTACAGTCTGTGTATTACGACCAAAGAGTTTTATAGGAACGGCAAGACTGGGAGTATTCCAGATACTGTACGACTGGGTTGAATCGGGTGTAAAGATTCCGATTATTGGAAACGGCAGTAACAGATACCAGTTGTTCGAAGTTGACGACCTTGTTGATGCGATTAATCTTACCGCAACACTTCCCAAGGCAACAATCAACGATACGTTTAATGTTGGTGCTAAAGAATTTAAGACAGTAAAAGAAGATGTAGGGGCTATGTGCGAATATGCAAAATCCGGGTCGAGAGTTATGGGTACTCCTGCCTGGCTTATAAAGCCGGTATTAAGATTCTTTGAAATATTAAATCTTTCACCGTTATACAAATGGATTTACGGGACGGCAGATACTGATTCATTTGTATCGATAGAGAAAGCACAAAAAGTACTTGGTTGGAATCCGAAATATTCAAACTCAGAAGCTTTAATACGTTCGTATCAGTGGTATCTTGACAACAAGCATAAAATACAGCAAGGAACCGGAGTTACACACAGAATCGCATGGAAACAAGGCATACTTGGATTGTTTAAAAAGATAATGTAG
- a CDS encoding class I fructose-bisphosphate aldolase, producing the protein MTLKIKDIIGKENESLLTHKCTTIPKESLHLPGSDFVDRVWKDSDRTPNVLRNMQQIFNSGRLSGTGYVSILPVDQGIEHSAGASFAPEPLYFDPENIVKLAIEGGCNAVASTLGVLGTVSRKYAHKIPLILKINHNEFLSYPNKYDQIMFANIDQAFDMGAVAVGATIYFGSDESSRQIQEVTDAFAYAHELGMVTILWCYLRNSAFNVKGDKDYHVSADLTGQANHLGVTIEADIIKQKLPENNGGYNALKFGKTHKAVYEKLTSDNPIDLTRYQVANCYMGRAGLINSGGASTGKGDSDLQEALKTAIINKRAGGMGLISGRKAFQKPMKDGVTLLNAIQDVYLDKNITIA; encoded by the coding sequence ATGACATTAAAAATTAAAGATATCATCGGTAAAGAAAATGAGTCGCTTCTTACTCATAAATGTACAACTATTCCAAAAGAGTCACTTCATTTACCCGGTTCTGATTTTGTTGATAGAGTTTGGAAGGATTCAGACAGAACTCCTAATGTACTCCGCAACATGCAGCAAATTTTTAATTCCGGTAGATTAAGCGGTACTGGTTATGTTTCAATACTTCCTGTCGATCAGGGTATTGAACATTCAGCGGGAGCATCATTTGCACCGGAACCACTTTATTTTGATCCGGAAAATATCGTTAAACTTGCTATCGAAGGTGGTTGTAATGCAGTAGCTTCAACATTAGGCGTACTTGGTACTGTTTCGAGAAAATATGCACATAAAATTCCTCTTATTCTCAAGATAAATCATAATGAGTTTCTTTCGTATCCCAACAAATACGACCAGATAATGTTCGCCAATATCGATCAGGCTTTTGATATGGGTGCTGTTGCTGTTGGTGCAACAATTTATTTCGGATCGGATGAATCTTCAAGACAGATCCAGGAAGTAACAGATGCTTTCGCATACGCACACGAACTTGGGATGGTCACTATACTCTGGTGTTACCTGAGAAATTCTGCATTTAACGTAAAAGGTGATAAAGATTATCATGTCTCAGCAGACTTAACCGGCCAGGCAAATCATCTAGGCGTTACTATTGAAGCCGACATTATCAAACAAAAACTTCCCGAAAATAATGGTGGTTACAACGCACTTAAATTTGGAAAAACGCATAAAGCAGTATACGAAAAACTAACTTCAGATAATCCCATTGACTTGACAAGATATCAAGTCGCTAATTGCTATATGGGCAGAGCCGGACTTATTAATTCAGGTGGTGCTTCTACAGGTAAAGGAGATTCTGATTTACAGGAAGCTCTAAAAACTGCAATCATTAACAAACGAGCAGGAGGTATGGGATTAATTTCAGGAAGAAAAGCATTCCAGAAACCAATGAAAGACGGTGTGACCCTTCTGAATGCAATTCAGGACGTTTATCTTGATAAAAATATTACAATAGCTTAA
- a CDS encoding CCA tRNA nucleotidyltransferase yields MINLFQGSEFNTGIIRELSDFTINSKSEAYIVGGYVRDYLLNMNKDGLDIDVMVIGDAVKFAEKFAKSKKSKLIAVYKNFGTALLQLNDIKIEFASSRIESYDRSSRKPSVEFGTLEEDLSRRDFTINALAVDLRNPVEIIDNYSGIDDLKSKMIRTPLEPDKTFFDDPLRIMRAFRFASKLNFAIDHVTLSSISVNCQRLKEDEVVSQERISNEFLCILKSPKPSIGLNLMYLTGTMDVIFPEISKMAGIDQRKDYHHKDVFYHTLEVVDNIAELTDDVWLRIAALVHDIAKPKTKKFIDGIGWTFHGHEELGARMMKKIFDRMRFPNERLQYVEKLIRLHLRPAALANQDATDSAIRRLAAEAGNELIDLFKLCRADITSKNLQKVKRYASNFNFVEKRIIEVQEKDNLRNFQSPVRGEEIMSICELEPSKLVGMLKKKIEDAILDGVIPNEYNAALEYLYLIKDEIIFNYTRKIK; encoded by the coding sequence TTGATTAATCTATTTCAAGGATCTGAGTTTAATACTGGAATTATTAGGGAACTATCAGACTTTACCATAAATTCAAAGTCGGAAGCATACATAGTTGGAGGTTATGTCAGAGATTATCTTCTGAACATGAACAAGGATGGTCTTGATATCGATGTAATGGTTATTGGCGATGCCGTAAAATTTGCAGAAAAGTTCGCAAAGTCGAAGAAGAGTAAATTGATCGCAGTATACAAAAATTTTGGTACTGCATTGCTTCAGCTGAATGATATTAAAATAGAGTTTGCTTCATCAAGAATTGAAAGCTATGATAGGAGTTCACGAAAGCCCAGTGTTGAGTTTGGTACTCTTGAGGAAGACCTTTCAAGAAGAGATTTCACGATTAATGCACTCGCAGTAGATTTACGCAACCCTGTTGAAATTATAGACAACTATAGCGGAATCGATGATCTTAAAAGTAAAATGATACGCACCCCTCTCGAACCCGATAAAACTTTCTTCGATGATCCGCTGAGAATTATGAGGGCTTTCAGGTTCGCCTCAAAATTAAACTTTGCTATTGACCATGTTACATTAAGTTCGATATCGGTAAACTGCCAGAGACTCAAAGAAGATGAGGTAGTATCGCAGGAAAGAATATCAAACGAGTTTTTATGTATTCTGAAGTCGCCGAAACCTTCAATAGGTTTGAACCTGATGTACCTTACAGGTACAATGGATGTCATATTCCCTGAAATCTCTAAAATGGCAGGAATAGACCAAAGAAAAGACTATCATCACAAAGATGTCTTTTATCATACACTTGAAGTGGTTGACAATATTGCAGAATTGACCGATGATGTATGGTTAAGAATTGCAGCTCTCGTTCATGATATAGCAAAACCCAAAACAAAGAAATTTATCGATGGCATTGGTTGGACTTTTCATGGTCATGAGGAATTGGGAGCAAGAATGATGAAAAAGATTTTCGATCGTATGCGTTTCCCAAACGAAAGACTTCAATATGTTGAGAAACTAATTCGTTTACATTTAAGACCTGCTGCACTTGCAAATCAGGATGCTACAGATTCAGCAATCAGAAGGCTTGCTGCGGAGGCTGGAAATGAGCTAATTGATTTGTTTAAGCTCTGCAGAGCGGATATAACTTCAAAGAACCTGCAGAAAGTAAAAAGATATGCAAGTAATTTTAATTTTGTTGAAAAAAGAATAATTGAGGTCCAGGAAAAAGATAATTTGCGAAATTTCCAGTCCCCGGTTCGGGGTGAAGAAATAATGTCCATCTGCGAATTAGAGCCCTCAAAACTTGTAGGAATGTTAAAGAAAAAAATAGAAGACGCTATTCTTGACGGGGTAATTCCGAACGAATATAATGCTGCCCTCGAATACCTTTATCTCATTAAAGATGAAATAATTTTTAATTATACAAGGAAAATTAAATAA
- a CDS encoding cation diffusion facilitator family transporter, translating into MDIQEEINSKKKIKVANISLLGAVFIVTIKSLASYFSGSIGVLSELFHSSTDLIATFATILSIRYAAKPPDKNHHYGHEKIESFSALFQVFILVLMCAYLIYESIDRIISPVSIKLNIFVFLAILICIFIDIQRSRALMRIAKETHSQALEADSIHFSSDILSSVVVLIGMIFSYFEWSSLADPISALVVSVIIIITTLGLSKRAIGSLLDRVPDGIEESITEHISSIKGIEGIKNIRIRGSGSRIFVDAVIMIGRTKSFSMTHELMDLAEKSVKKAFPNADVVIHSEPVETENETLNEKIRIIVTDSGFKCHDIFSHRIDGDIFSELHVEIENTNDLIKAHEIISNLENSILEKIPVIKKIKIHLDEPSEIFFDTIDITATSNDLIDNVRRILDDEEKITDYGDIKVMNSAGKVRISLSCSFISKYSFEEVHEVVTILESKIFLYIKELYPNLSNVIIHSEPSKNNV; encoded by the coding sequence ATGGATATTCAGGAAGAAATAAATAGTAAAAAGAAAATCAAAGTTGCTAATATTTCATTGCTTGGAGCAGTTTTTATAGTTACTATTAAATCTCTTGCAAGCTATTTTAGTGGAAGCATAGGTGTTTTATCTGAACTGTTTCATTCGTCAACTGACCTGATAGCAACATTTGCAACTATCTTATCTATTAGATATGCCGCAAAACCCCCTGACAAAAACCATCACTATGGACATGAAAAGATTGAAAGTTTCTCTGCTTTATTCCAGGTTTTTATACTTGTATTGATGTGTGCTTATCTAATTTACGAATCTATAGATAGAATTATCTCTCCGGTTTCTATAAAACTTAACATTTTTGTTTTCCTCGCAATTCTTATCTGCATTTTCATAGATATCCAGCGTTCAAGGGCATTAATGAGAATTGCTAAGGAGACTCATTCTCAGGCATTGGAAGCAGATTCAATTCATTTTTCGTCCGATATTTTAAGCTCTGTCGTAGTTTTGATAGGAATGATATTTAGCTATTTCGAATGGTCTTCTCTTGCTGACCCGATAAGTGCTTTGGTTGTTTCTGTAATAATCATTATTACGACACTCGGACTCTCGAAAAGGGCTATTGGCTCTCTACTTGACAGAGTTCCTGACGGTATTGAAGAAAGTATTACGGAACATATTTCATCAATTAAAGGAATAGAAGGAATTAAAAATATTAGGATAAGAGGAAGCGGCTCAAGAATTTTCGTAGATGCTGTTATTATGATTGGAAGGACTAAATCGTTTTCTATGACACATGAGCTGATGGACCTTGCTGAGAAATCTGTAAAGAAGGCATTCCCTAATGCTGATGTTGTTATTCATTCGGAACCTGTGGAAACTGAAAATGAGACCCTTAATGAAAAAATAAGAATCATTGTAACGGATTCAGGATTTAAGTGCCATGATATATTCTCACACAGGATTGACGGAGATATTTTTAGTGAATTGCACGTTGAAATTGAAAATACAAATGACTTAATAAAAGCTCATGAAATAATATCAAACCTTGAAAATTCTATACTTGAAAAAATTCCGGTTATTAAAAAAATTAAAATCCATCTTGATGAACCGAGTGAAATATTTTTTGACACTATAGACATTACGGCAACATCTAATGACCTTATAGATAATGTTAGAAGAATTCTTGACGATGAGGAAAAGATAACCGATTATGGCGATATAAAAGTTATGAACTCTGCTGGTAAGGTAAGAATTTCTCTTAGTTGTTCCTTTATAAGTAAATACTCGTTCGAGGAAGTCCATGAGGTTGTTACAATCCTCGAAAGCAAAATATTTTTGTATATTAAAGAATTGTACCCTAATCTCAGTAATGTTATTATTCACTCTGAACCATCTAAAAATAATGTATGA
- a CDS encoding Gfo/Idh/MocA family oxidoreductase, with translation MKEIKVGIVGCGHLGKLHIKNIKDIESENHNVKVIGLYDINKTESDSLAVQHKVKSFSTLNELLEYIDAVFIVTPTSTHFEIAKECIKRNIHTFIEKPVTETLDEAEELESLLTDNTIVQVGHIERFNPAILAVEKYNILPLFVECHRLSQFNPRGTDVSVVKDLMIHDIDIILNLVKSKVKTIDANGVGVLTDTVDIANTRIEFENGCVANITSSRISLKKMRKMRIFQRNAYISIDFLNNTSEVFRLSENSETNVFSMPVNMNGKEYKITYDKPTVNISNAMKYEELLFFRSIIDKKDPVVSLTDGKEAIRIANEILMKIETNRSLYKFD, from the coding sequence ATGAAAGAAATAAAAGTTGGAATAGTTGGCTGCGGACATCTTGGTAAACTGCACATAAAAAACATAAAAGATATTGAATCCGAAAACCATAATGTAAAGGTCATTGGACTTTATGATATTAATAAAACCGAATCAGATTCACTGGCTGTACAACATAAAGTTAAATCATTTTCTACTTTGAATGAATTGCTTGAATATATTGATGCTGTATTTATCGTTACACCAACATCCACGCATTTTGAAATTGCAAAGGAATGTATTAAAAGAAATATTCATACTTTCATTGAAAAACCTGTAACAGAAACTTTAGATGAAGCTGAAGAGCTTGAATCACTTTTAACGGATAATACGATTGTTCAGGTTGGTCACATTGAAAGGTTTAATCCCGCAATTTTAGCCGTTGAAAAGTACAATATTTTACCCCTGTTCGTTGAATGCCACAGGCTGTCTCAATTCAATCCAAGGGGTACTGATGTTTCGGTTGTGAAAGACCTGATGATCCACGATATTGATATAATTCTTAATTTAGTGAAATCAAAGGTTAAAACTATCGATGCTAATGGAGTTGGGGTTCTGACCGATACCGTTGATATTGCGAATACCAGAATTGAATTTGAGAACGGTTGTGTTGCTAATATAACATCCTCTCGTATATCGCTTAAGAAAATGAGAAAAATGAGAATCTTTCAACGAAACGCCTACATTTCAATAGATTTCCTGAATAACACATCTGAAGTATTCAGACTTTCAGAAAATTCTGAAACAAATGTATTTTCTATGCCTGTGAATATGAACGGAAAGGAATATAAAATAACTTATGATAAACCCACAGTTAATATTTCAAATGCTATGAAGTATGAAGAATTACTTTTTTTCAGAAGCATAATTGATAAAAAAGATCCCGTTGTGTCTTTAACTGACGGAAAGGAAGCTATCAGAATAGCAAATGAAATACTAATGAAAATAGAAACAAACAGGAGCTTGTATAAATTTGATTAA
- a CDS encoding DMT family transporter, protein MKKIIIFLILILSSSFTPIAAKFIVSEVSPLSLAFLRFGIAAVLFNLLFLLKRQNYKIDRKDFNKFIWLGALVIPINQFFFLNGVNMSFASHSGITYACTPLFAYLISIWLKHENFSFKKLIPILLTIAGIFFVFYDSIMKSKSTGSDILLGDIFLVFAVLSWASYITFSRDIIAKYGALKTSTMSFNFGIIMYIPIFLYDVPNLTFDNVTLPGLLGFLHLSLVVAFAGYFVFTYALKIINVTELTTSTNISPVVTIVFSWLLLKEQISYYFIIGAIITFIGVFLAQVKGEEKTGELIN, encoded by the coding sequence ATGAAAAAAATCATAATATTCTTAATTTTAATTCTTTCATCTTCATTTACACCCATAGCTGCAAAATTCATAGTATCTGAAGTATCACCGTTAAGTCTCGCATTTTTGCGTTTCGGCATTGCTGCGGTTCTTTTCAATTTGCTCTTCCTTTTAAAAAGGCAAAATTATAAAATAGATCGGAAGGATTTTAATAAGTTTATTTGGTTAGGCGCCCTTGTGATACCTATTAATCAGTTCTTCTTTCTTAATGGCGTTAATATGTCTTTTGCCTCTCATTCGGGTATTACTTATGCATGTACTCCCCTCTTTGCATATTTGATATCGATATGGCTTAAACATGAAAATTTTTCTTTTAAGAAGCTAATTCCAATACTTCTAACCATAGCTGGTATTTTCTTTGTCTTTTACGATAGTATTATGAAATCGAAATCCACAGGATCGGACATACTTCTCGGCGACATCTTCCTGGTTTTTGCTGTTTTATCATGGGCATCGTATATAACTTTTAGTCGTGATATTATTGCAAAATATGGCGCATTAAAAACCTCGACAATGTCTTTTAATTTCGGAATAATTATGTATATACCAATTTTTTTGTATGACGTACCAAACCTGACATTCGACAATGTTACACTACCGGGACTTCTGGGATTCCTTCATCTTTCTCTCGTAGTTGCTTTTGCTGGTTATTTTGTTTTTACATACGCTTTGAAGATAATTAACGTGACTGAATTGACTACTTCCACAAATATCTCACCCGTAGTCACTATCGTGTTTTCATGGCTTTTACTTAAAGAACAAATATCGTACTATTTTATTATTGGCGCAATTATTACATTTATCGGTGTATTTCTTGCTCAGGTGAAAGGAGAAGAAAAGACAGGAGAATTGATAAATTAA